A segment of the Armatimonadota bacterium genome:
TTTCTGTTTGGGATCGCTGCGCAGGCTCAGGTCCGGCTGGCGAGAGAGCGGCCGAATATCACTACCCGGCAGCAGGCCGTCAAGGAGAGGATGCAGCGGGCTCGGAAGTCCGGACAGCAGTCTGAGGCGCAGGCGCTTCGAGTGAAACAGCGCGCAGCAGTGCAGGGCAGTCTCCGCGGCCTGATCGCATTGCCGAATCCGAGGGTTATGCAGCGAGCGGCGACCGCATTGTCGCTGACTGACGAGCAGAAGGAGCAGATCAAACAGCTCTACAAGCAGTTTACGGAGACGACGAAGCCTGTCAGAAAGCAGAGAATCGATGCGCTCAAGGCATTTGCGACCGCCTTCCGCGATCCGAAGGTCGGCAGGGCGGAACTGGATGCGTTGGCTGAACCCGTTCTGCAGGCCGAGAAGGCGATCATCGAGGCCCAGTTGGACTTCTGGATTTCGCTCCGAGGGGTACTGACCCCGGATCAGCAGGCGAAGCTGCAGGCGATAGTCCATCGGGCCGGTCAAGCCATGCGGGACAGGTGGGTTGCTGGGCAGCAGGCGACTGAGAAGTCGGCGCGCTAGTATCAGGCTTTACGAGCAGGTGAGCCGATCCGGCTCGCCGGGACCCTCGTCCTCGCTCCACCGGAGGACGAATACGTCAGAGATGGGAGGGATTCGCATGTTCAGCAGGAAAAGCATTGTCATCGCGTTGTCGCTGGTAGCCGTTTTCGCGCTCGTATGCGTGATGATCGCACAGGCGCAGGACAACCGGCTGGGAAACACCGCTCCGAGAGGTCCGCAGCAAAACAGGATCGGAGCGAATCAGGATGCGCCGCCTTGCCCGACAAGGCTCTTCGGGCCACCCGCGCCTGCCATGATGCAGCGGCTTGCCGCCGAGCTGCAGTTGGACGAGCAGCAGAGAACGCAGGCTACGGAGATGGTGGGCGCTCTTGCTCGGAAGATCGGCGAGATCGTCGGCGAGCGAAAGCTCCTGGAGGAACTGATCGCCGAGTATAAGGCCGAACCGACGAACCCTGAGAAGGTGAAAGAACTTGGGGCGCAGATCGCGCGTCAGGAGAGTGCGATCCTGCAGGCCGAGCTGGCTATGTGGATTCGATTCGAGCAAATACTCACTCCGGAT
Coding sequences within it:
- a CDS encoding Spy/CpxP family protein refolding chaperone — protein: MFKRGKVAVAAVAASVFLFGIAAQAQVRLARERPNITTRQQAVKERMQRARKSGQQSEAQALRVKQRAAVQGSLRGLIALPNPRVMQRAATALSLTDEQKEQIKQLYKQFTETTKPVRKQRIDALKAFATAFRDPKVGRAELDALAEPVLQAEKAIIEAQLDFWISLRGVLTPDQQAKLQAIVHRAGQAMRDRWVAGQQATEKSAR